DNA sequence from the Streptomyces canus genome:
TGACGAGACCTCGGCCCGCGCGCCGAACGAGTGCAGCAGCGCGCAGATCGAGATGTTCGGGTTGGCCTTGAGCGAGTAGAAGATCTCCATGGCCGGGTGCAGCCGGTCGCGCAGCCCGTGGAACCGGTCCCGCAGCACGGTCCCGTCGTAGACGAACAACGGGGTGCCGTACCGCCGGGCCAGCTCGGACACCCGCACGCCCTGCACCTGGAACTCGACGGTCATCCTCGTTCCTCTCCCCGGAGCGGGTCCGGCGAAGTCCGCTCCGGTTCGCCGGCGCCCTGAAGGGGCGCGGGGCTGTGGTCACATGCGGCTCCGCCGCGGGGCGCGACCGGCCACGACGGCGCCGCGGACGGCTGACGGCCCCTCGCGGCACTCCCGGCGGAGCGCCTGGTGCTCTCCGCGAGAGCGGCCAGCCTGCGGCCGACCTCGTCGTCCAGTGCCGCCGTCCGGTCCGCCGAGTCGGCGACGACGACCCCGTGGAGACGCCCGGTGAAGTCCGTCTCAGGGGCCCGCTCGCCGGGCGGCGCGGCCGCGTTGACGGTGGCGTGGTTGTTGATCAGCAGCCCGGTGCCCCGGGCGGGGTCGAACAGCAGGTCCGCCAGGGCGCGGCGGAGCGACCCGAACGGCAGCGGCGCGCCGAGCCGCAGGGGGTATCCGCGCACCAGCGCCGTGCTCCCGGACCCGATGAAGGCCTCCTGGATCGAGGCCTGGTACGTGGACATGTTGTGGCGCGCGTTGATCTCGACGATCGGGTAGAGGCCGCCGTCGGGATCGACCATCGCGTCGACGCCGACGACCCCGAAGTAGCCGTCCTCGGCCAGCCGTCCGCCCAGCAGCCGGGAGACCTCCGTCAGCTCGGCCGTCTGCCGTTCGGTGAGCCGCGCCGGGATCCGGTGGCCCAGGTGCACGCCTCCCTCGGTCAGGGCCTCCTTGACGAAGTCGACGTGCACGCGGCCGTCCCGGCCCACGGTGAACTGGTAGTTGAGGTCGGCGCGCTTGGCCACCCACTCCTCCACCACCAGGCCGGCCCGGTCGTCCCCGGCCTTCCGCGCCCGGCCGCGGATCATGCGGTGCAGCCGGTCCAGGCGGCGTTCTTCCTCGACCACCTCGATGCCCTTGCCGGAGACACCGAAGGCGTCCTTGAACACGACCCGGCGGCCGTCGGCGAGCAGCGCGCGGGCGGCCTCGACCGCCGCGTCGAGCTCGGCCAGGCTCGCGCAGGTCCAGCCGCGGGTCTGCCGGATGCCCAGCTCGCCGGCCAGCCGCCGGCTGTAGATCTTGCTGTTGACCGCCTTGCAGATCGCCGCCGGCGGGGCGGCCAGCGCGATCCCGGCCCGTTCGGCCAGCCGCTCCTCCAGCTCGCTGACCCCGTGCGCGCAGACCACGCCGGCGCGCGCACCGATCCTGCCCAGCTCGCGCAGCACCGGCCGGTCCTCCAGCGCGTCCTGGGTGACGGTGCTGCCCGGGTCCTGGTGCTCCACCACGAGCAACCCCGGCAGGTCGAAGCCGAGTTCCTCCAGATGGCTCAGGTAGTCGGGGTCGGGTTCGCCCTTCAGTACGACGTGGTCGCCCTTGCCCGCGAGCAGGAGGGCGAACTCGTCCATCCGGTTGACGATGACGCTGCCGGAGCCGAACGTCAGCCTCGGCAGCCCGGGTTCGCCGCGGGCCCACTGGTCCTCGACCTCGAAGTTGCCGAGGAACACCAGCTCCGCGTCAGGGTTCCCGGTCAGGGCCGCCTTCAGGCGGCCGGTGAAATGCCCGGTCATCTCGCCCGTGCCCCTTTCAGTGCTCGAAGACCATGGCCGAGAAGGTCGAGCCGAGACCGACCGTGGCGAGCAGATAGCGGTCCCCCGGGCGCAGTCGGCCGAGGTCGAGGGCGGTCCGGTAGTTGATGAAGGGGTCCGCGCAGAAGCAGTGCCCGGTGACCGGCACGTTGTCCAGGAAGATGCGCTCCAGCGGGAGCCCGAGATGTCGGGCGAGCCGCGCCCATGACAGCCGGTTGACGTTGTGCGGGAAGACCACGGCGACGTCGTCCAGTCCCAGGCCCGCCTTCGCGACGGCCGCCAGCATGACCTCGGCCAGCGCCTCGGTGTAGATCTGCTGGTATTCGCCGGCCAGTTCGTCGTCGAGCGACAGGCACTCGTAGAAGCGGCCGTGGGTGCGGGCGGCGTAGCTCAGCATCCGGTCCCGGTCGTCGCGGATGCCGACGAGCACCGCGGCCGCGCCCTCGCTGTTGGCGGCCGTACCCGGCACCGTCTGTGCGGCCAGGGTGAAGGTCTTCTCGCCCGTGAGGACCAGGGCCAGGGCGTCCGGATCACCGTCGCTCGCCAGCAGCTTGCCGACCAGGTCCACCGCCAGCAGCCCCGAGGCGCAGGCGTGGTGGGTCACCGCGAACGCCGTGGCGTGCCCGAGCCCGAGCGCGTCACGCACCTCGTGCACGGGGTTGACCGGATGGGGGACAACCACCGGCATGGTCCGCGCCTGGACCACGTACCGCACCCGCTCCTCCCTGCCGCGCAGTCCGTCGAGCTTGCCCGCGGCGGCCAGCAGCAGATCGGTGAGCGTGCCACCGGGCTCGCGGCAGACCTCCGCCAGGCCGTAGAAGCGCCGGTACACCTTCATCTCCGCGGCGCTGAGGCCCAGTTCGTCGCTCAGCTCACCGATGGGTATGCGTGCCGACGGCAGGTGGGCCGCCACCTCCTCCAGCGACGTCATCGGCTCTCCCCCGACGGGGACGCCTGGGCGAGCGTCTCCTCCAGGTGCCCCGCCAGGGCGTCGATCGTCGGGTGGTCCCAGGCCACGGTCGGCTCCAGGGCCAGTCCGAGGTGGTCCTCGATGTCGCCGCAGAGGATCAGCGCGTAGACCGAGTCGAGACCGTACGTCGTCAGCGTGGCGGTGGTGTCGATGGCGGCGGCGTCGAGTTGTGCGTAGTGGGCGACCCGCGCGCGCAGCCAGCTCCGCAGTTCGGTGTCCGGCGGGGCCGGTTCGGGGGTGTTCATCGCCTTCTCCTTGTCATTGCAGGCGCCGGTTCGACAGGCCGAACCCGCGGCGGTCGCGGTGCCGGGCGAGGACCTCCGACGACAGCCGTTCGGTGATGTGCGGGGACCGCTGCCCGGGGTCGCGGCCCACCCGTTCGGCGATCCGGCCCAGCGCCGCGACGGCCCAGTGCGGATCGCCGAGGAACGCGTCGTGCCGCCCCCGGTTGTGGAGCCAGACGTTCACGCAGGCGGTCGCCGCGAGCACCGCGGCGTACCGCGCCGCCAGCCGCAGCGCCTC
Encoded proteins:
- a CDS encoding 3-oxoacyl-[acyl-carrier-protein] synthase III C-terminal domain-containing protein, encoding MTSLEEVAAHLPSARIPIGELSDELGLSAAEMKVYRRFYGLAEVCREPGGTLTDLLLAAAGKLDGLRGREERVRYVVQARTMPVVVPHPVNPVHEVRDALGLGHATAFAVTHHACASGLLAVDLVGKLLASDGDPDALALVLTGEKTFTLAAQTVPGTAANSEGAAAVLVGIRDDRDRMLSYAARTHGRFYECLSLDDELAGEYQQIYTEALAEVMLAAVAKAGLGLDDVAVVFPHNVNRLSWARLARHLGLPLERIFLDNVPVTGHCFCADPFINYRTALDLGRLRPGDRYLLATVGLGSTFSAMVFEH
- a CDS encoding acyl carrier protein; protein product: MNTPEPAPPDTELRSWLRARVAHYAQLDAAAIDTTATLTTYGLDSVYALILCGDIEDHLGLALEPTVAWDHPTIDALAGHLEETLAQASPSGESR
- a CDS encoding ATP-binding protein, encoding MTGHFTGRLKAALTGNPDAELVFLGNFEVEDQWARGEPGLPRLTFGSGSVIVNRMDEFALLLAGKGDHVVLKGEPDPDYLSHLEELGFDLPGLLVVEHQDPGSTVTQDALEDRPVLRELGRIGARAGVVCAHGVSELEERLAERAGIALAAPPAAICKAVNSKIYSRRLAGELGIRQTRGWTCASLAELDAAVEAARALLADGRRVVFKDAFGVSGKGIEVVEEERRLDRLHRMIRGRARKAGDDRAGLVVEEWVAKRADLNYQFTVGRDGRVHVDFVKEALTEGGVHLGHRIPARLTERQTAELTEVSRLLGGRLAEDGYFGVVGVDAMVDPDGGLYPIVEINARHNMSTYQASIQEAFIGSGSTALVRGYPLRLGAPLPFGSLRRALADLLFDPARGTGLLINNHATVNAAAPPGERAPETDFTGRLHGVVVADSADRTAALDDEVGRRLAALAESTRRSAGSAARGRQPSAAPSWPVAPRGGAACDHSPAPLQGAGEPERTSPDPLRGEERG